One Pararhizobium sp. IMCC3301 DNA segment encodes these proteins:
- the purH gene encoding bifunctional phosphoribosylaminoimidazolecarboxamide formyltransferase/IMP cyclohydrolase: MSAPIAKAITFPDIVAVKTALLSVSDKTDLIPFARALHDQGVELISTGGTYKAISDAGIAVRDISSVTGFPEIMDGRVKTLHPSVHGALLALRDDPDHQKAMAQHGISPIDLVVVNLYPFEKTVASGADYANSVENIDIGGPAMIRAAAKNHGYVCIVTDTADYEMVGHAIAEQGGLTLQARKKLAARAYARTARYDAAISTWFAGQLDDQLGNERAFGGTRHLQLRYGENPHQKAAFYRSDEPRNGVATAITLQGKELSYNNINDTDAAFELVSEFNPADISAIAIIKHANPCGVATAGTLSEAYRKALACDPVSAFGGIVALNQTLTADIAEQILKTFTEVIIAPQIDEAAKAVLARKPNIRVLSAGGLPDPRASGQMIRSVAGGLLVQSRDNICAADLDLKVVTKRAPTPEELADLRFAFTIAKHVKSNAIVYARDGATVGIGAGQMSRVDSTRIAARKSEDAAKALGAPMALTQGSVVASDAFFPFADGLLAAAEAGATAIIQPGGSMRDQEVIDAANAAGLAMVFTGVRHFRH, encoded by the coding sequence ATGTCTGCGCCCATCGCCAAAGCGATCACATTTCCGGATATCGTTGCGGTCAAAACCGCACTGCTGTCTGTCTCCGATAAAACCGATCTCATCCCCTTCGCCCGGGCGCTGCATGATCAGGGGGTTGAGCTGATCTCAACCGGGGGCACCTACAAAGCCATCTCGGATGCCGGCATTGCAGTGCGCGATATTTCATCGGTGACGGGCTTTCCGGAAATCATGGATGGGCGGGTGAAGACCCTTCATCCTTCCGTGCATGGCGCACTGCTGGCACTTCGCGATGATCCCGATCACCAAAAGGCCATGGCACAGCACGGCATTTCGCCGATCGATCTGGTTGTGGTGAATCTGTATCCATTCGAAAAAACCGTCGCGTCCGGAGCCGATTACGCGAATTCGGTAGAGAACATCGATATTGGCGGCCCGGCAATGATCCGCGCTGCCGCGAAGAATCATGGCTATGTCTGCATCGTTACCGATACGGCCGACTATGAAATGGTCGGACATGCCATTGCCGAACAGGGTGGCCTGACGCTGCAGGCGCGCAAGAAGCTGGCGGCACGCGCCTATGCACGTACTGCCCGTTATGACGCCGCCATCAGCACCTGGTTTGCTGGCCAGCTGGACGATCAACTGGGCAACGAGCGGGCCTTTGGCGGAACGCGGCATCTGCAGTTGCGCTATGGGGAGAACCCGCACCAAAAGGCGGCTTTCTATCGCAGCGATGAACCGCGCAACGGCGTTGCCACTGCCATCACCCTGCAGGGCAAGGAATTGTCCTATAACAACATCAATGACACCGATGCGGCCTTTGAGCTTGTCAGCGAATTCAACCCGGCTGACATATCGGCCATTGCCATTATCAAACATGCAAATCCATGCGGCGTTGCCACTGCCGGCACATTGAGTGAAGCCTACCGCAAAGCGCTGGCCTGCGATCCGGTATCGGCCTTTGGCGGCATTGTCGCCCTCAATCAGACACTGACTGCGGACATCGCCGAACAGATTTTGAAAACCTTCACCGAAGTCATCATCGCACCGCAGATTGATGAGGCCGCCAAAGCTGTTCTGGCGAGAAAACCCAACATTCGTGTGTTATCCGCAGGTGGCCTGCCGGACCCGCGCGCCAGTGGACAGATGATCAGATCGGTGGCCGGCGGATTGCTGGTTCAAAGCCGCGATAATATCTGTGCCGCAGATCTGGATTTGAAAGTGGTGACAAAACGCGCGCCGACGCCTGAAGAACTTGCCGACCTGCGCTTTGCCTTCACCATTGCAAAACACGTCAAATCGAATGCCATTGTCTATGCCAGAGACGGAGCCACGGTGGGTATCGGCGCGGGACAGATGAGCCGGGTGGATTCAACCCGCATTGCCGCGCGCAAATCGGAAGACGCGGCGAAGGCCCTTGGCGCGCCAATGGCCCTGACACAGGGCTCGGTGGTCGCATCTGATGCGTTTTTCCCGTTTGCCGACGGATTGCTGGCGGCCGCCGAGGCCGGGGCAACCGCGATCATTCAGCCCGGCGGATCGATGCGCGATCAGGAAGTGATTGATGCGGCAAATGCAGCCGGACTGGCGATGGTGTTTACCGGCGTACGGCACTTCCGGCACTAG
- a CDS encoding MFS transporter: MVSRRGIFGWLMFDWATQPVFTLITTFIFAPYFAGRFIGDGVAGQAYWGYATAVAGVLIAVLSPILGSIADVTGRRKPWIAAFSVLLVSGAFLLWFSAPLSNAADGVVTVQTGAILLVLVSYILVTIGAEFATVFTNAMMPDLVPPERLGRLSGTGWAIGYAGGLASLVIMLGFLVAAPESGRTLLGMVPLFGLDPGLAEGTRASGPLTAVWYVVFVLPLFLFTPDTARRHGISLLSAARQGIGDLLTRIKQARQDARLFLYLLAHMLYVDGLIALFAFGGIYAQSVFGWDTTKLGLFGIFLTITGVAGALIGGRLNDRLGSIAVIRGSIIILILSSLAILSVEKSAILFVVPVSGSIAELSYYLIGGVIGAAAGPLQSASRTYLAEITEPTERTSAFGLYAMVGKVTSFAGPLAVGLLTAFSQSQRIGISALIGFLIAGFVVLGFAASAGSAVRR; encoded by the coding sequence ATGGTTTCAAGACGAGGCATCTTCGGCTGGTTGATGTTCGACTGGGCGACACAGCCGGTATTCACTCTGATCACCACCTTTATCTTTGCGCCGTATTTTGCCGGCCGGTTTATCGGCGACGGGGTCGCGGGCCAGGCCTATTGGGGCTACGCAACAGCAGTGGCGGGCGTGTTGATTGCCGTGCTGTCGCCAATTCTCGGCTCAATTGCCGATGTCACAGGTCGTCGCAAACCCTGGATCGCCGCATTCTCGGTTCTGCTGGTATCAGGGGCGTTTTTGTTGTGGTTTTCCGCCCCTTTGTCAAACGCTGCCGACGGCGTTGTGACCGTGCAGACCGGTGCCATCCTGCTGGTTCTCGTAAGCTATATTCTGGTTACCATCGGCGCTGAATTTGCCACCGTGTTCACCAATGCAATGATGCCGGATCTGGTGCCGCCGGAGCGTCTTGGCCGATTGTCAGGCACCGGCTGGGCGATTGGCTATGCTGGGGGGCTTGCATCGCTTGTCATCATGCTCGGCTTTCTGGTGGCCGCGCCCGAAAGCGGCCGAACCCTGCTCGGCATGGTGCCGCTGTTTGGTCTTGATCCCGGTCTGGCCGAAGGCACCCGCGCCAGCGGGCCGCTGACTGCAGTGTGGTATGTGGTTTTTGTCCTGCCGCTGTTTCTGTTTACGCCGGACACGGCGCGGCGACACGGCATCAGTCTGTTGTCTGCGGCACGGCAGGGCATCGGTGATTTGCTCACGCGCATCAAACAGGCGCGTCAGGATGCTAGGCTGTTTCTCTATCTGCTGGCGCATATGCTCTATGTCGATGGTCTGATTGCGTTGTTTGCATTTGGCGGAATTTACGCCCAAAGCGTGTTTGGCTGGGACACGACGAAGCTTGGCCTGTTCGGGATTTTTCTTACCATTACCGGCGTTGCCGGGGCGCTGATTGGTGGGCGGCTAAACGACCGGCTGGGCTCGATCGCCGTCATCAGAGGCAGTATCATAATCCTGATCCTGTCATCCCTCGCAATCCTGTCTGTTGAAAAGTCCGCCATTCTGTTCGTTGTGCCGGTGTCCGGCAGTATTGCCGAGTTGAGCTATTATCTGATTGGCGGCGTGATTGGCGCGGCCGCGGGTCCGCTGCAATCCGCCAGCCGCACCTATCTGGCGGAAATCACCGAACCGACAGAGCGCACCAGCGCTTTTGGACTATACGCCATGGTTGGCAAGGTAACGAGTTTTGCCGGACCGCTGGCGGTCGGTCTGCTGACGGCATTTTCACAATCCCAGCGCATCGGCATCAGCGCCCTGATCGGGTTTCTGATTGCCGGTTTTGTGGTCCTCGGCTTTGCCGCTAGTGCCGGAAGTGCCGTACGCCGGTAA